The Streptomyces sp. Alt3 genome has a segment encoding these proteins:
- a CDS encoding DEAD/DEAH box helicase, which produces MTLPVALSGSDVIGQAKTGTGKTLGFGLPILERVTVPADVEAGRAAPEKLTDAPQALIVVPTRELCQQVTNDLLTAGKARNVRVLAIYGGRAYEPQVEALKKGVDVVVGTPGRLLDLAGQRKLDLSHIRVLVLDEADEMLDLGFLPDVERIITMLPPKRQTMLFSATMPGAVISLARRYMSQPTHINATSPDDEGTTVKNTAQYVYRAHNMDKPEMVSRILQAEGRGLAMIFCRTKRTAADIAEQLEKRGFASGAVHGDLGQGAREQALRAFRNGKVDVLVCTDVAARGIDVEGVTHVINYQSPEDEKTYLHRIGRTGRAGAKGTAITLVDWDDIPRWQLINKALDLKFPDPPETYSTSPHLYEELGIPAGTKGVLPRAERTRAGLRAEEIEDLGETGGRGRKSAPAAPAPREERAPRTPRQRRRTRGGSTLDESAVTVPAPAEGPTDEDTPEARTPRRRRRTRAAAPEAVAEAAVTVVETPAAEAEPAPAPAAESAAEAKPRRRRTRTAAAKPAVAQAPAAEPVVDFQTVAVAAQTAEPVATKPRRRTRVVKPADEVDFQIAPVSEPAPQTRARRSTRSAAKPKAEAVAATTTVEDAAETKPRRRRPRAAAEKAETAVVTVTADGEAAPAKPRRRRSRAAAAAETAEG; this is translated from the coding sequence ATGACGCTCCCCGTCGCGCTCTCCGGCTCCGACGTCATCGGCCAGGCCAAGACCGGCACCGGAAAGACGCTCGGCTTCGGCCTGCCGATCCTCGAGCGCGTGACCGTCCCCGCCGACGTCGAGGCGGGCCGGGCCGCGCCCGAGAAGCTGACCGACGCGCCGCAGGCGCTCATCGTCGTCCCCACCCGCGAGCTGTGCCAGCAGGTCACCAACGACCTGCTGACCGCCGGCAAGGCCCGTAACGTCCGCGTCCTCGCGATCTACGGCGGCCGGGCGTACGAGCCCCAGGTCGAGGCCCTCAAGAAGGGCGTCGACGTGGTCGTCGGCACCCCGGGCCGACTGCTCGACCTGGCGGGCCAGCGCAAGCTCGACCTCTCGCACATCCGCGTCCTCGTCCTGGACGAGGCCGACGAGATGCTCGACCTGGGCTTCCTGCCCGATGTCGAGCGCATCATCACCATGCTGCCGCCGAAGCGCCAGACCATGCTGTTCTCGGCCACCATGCCCGGCGCGGTCATCAGCCTGGCGCGCCGGTACATGTCGCAGCCGACGCACATCAACGCCACCTCGCCCGACGACGAGGGCACGACCGTCAAGAACACGGCGCAGTACGTCTACCGCGCCCACAACATGGACAAGCCGGAGATGGTCTCCCGCATCCTCCAGGCGGAGGGCCGCGGGCTCGCGATGATCTTCTGCCGCACGAAGCGGACGGCCGCCGACATCGCGGAGCAGCTGGAGAAGCGCGGCTTCGCGTCCGGCGCGGTCCACGGCGACCTCGGCCAGGGCGCCCGTGAGCAGGCGCTGCGCGCCTTCCGCAACGGCAAGGTCGACGTCCTCGTCTGCACCGACGTCGCCGCGCGCGGCATCGATGTCGAGGGTGTGACCCATGTCATCAACTACCAGTCGCCGGAGGACGAGAAGACCTACCTCCACCGCATCGGCCGCACCGGCCGCGCGGGCGCCAAGGGCACCGCGATCACGCTGGTCGACTGGGACGACATCCCGCGCTGGCAGCTGATCAACAAGGCCCTGGACCTGAAGTTCCCGGACCCGCCCGAGACGTACTCCACATCCCCGCACCTGTACGAGGAGCTCGGCATTCCGGCGGGCACCAAGGGTGTGCTGCCGCGTGCGGAGCGGACCCGCGCGGGTCTGCGTGCGGAGGAGATCGAGGACCTCGGCGAGACCGGCGGCCGCGGCCGCAAGTCCGCCCCCGCCGCCCCGGCCCCCCGCGAGGAGCGCGCGCCGCGCACGCCCCGCCAGCGGCGTCGCACCCGCGGCGGCAGCACCCTCGACGAGAGCGCGGTCACCGTGCCCGCGCCCGCCGAAGGACCGACCGATGAGGACACGCCGGAGGCGCGCACCCCGCGCCGCCGTCGCCGCACCCGCGCCGCCGCACCCGAAGCCGTGGCGGAGGCCGCGGTGACCGTGGTGGAGACCCCGGCCGCCGAGGCCGAGCCCGCGCCCGCGCCCGCGGCGGAGTCCGCCGCGGAGGCGAAGCCGCGCCGTCGCCGTACGCGTACCGCTGCCGCGAAGCCGGCCGTCGCGCAGGCCCCGGCAGCCGAGCCCGTGGTCGACTTCCAGACCGTGGCCGTCGCCGCGCAGACCGCGGAGCCCGTGGCCACCAAGCCGCGCCGCCGGACCCGTGTGGTGAAGCCGGCCGACGAGGTCGACTTCCAGATCGCCCCGGTCTCCGAGCCCGCGCCGCAGACCAGGGCGCGCCGCAGCACCCGGTCCGCGGCGAAGCCGAAGGCCGAGGCGGTCGCCGCCACAACCACCGTCGAGGACGCGGCGGAGACCAAGCCGCGCCGTCGCCGGCCGCGTGCCGCCGCGGAGAAGGCGGAGACCGCCGTGGTGACCGTGACGGCGGACGGCGAGGCGGCTCCCGCGAAGCCGCGCCGTCGCCGTTCCCGCGCGGCGGCCGCCGCCGAGACGGCCGAAGGCTGA
- a CDS encoding alpha/beta fold hydrolase — MSRPPTFTPPPCARARVLRTERGDFAVLDAAPADGAHSTALLLPGYTGSKEDFVAMLEPLAEAGFRVLSVDGRGQYETDGAGRQESYAQEELARDVLAQAAAVDGDAAPGGIHLLGHSLGGQIARAAVLRDAAPFRSLTLMSSGPAEIDPAQQKKARLLSDALGRWTMAEVWRMMRAMDPPEDADTGDGEDLRRRWMRHDPAQLIATGAQLSSEPDRVAELAALALPVHVVSGERDDVWPVPLLDGMAERLGARRTVIEGAEHSPNTARPVETAAALVSFWNGV, encoded by the coding sequence ATGAGCCGGCCGCCCACTTTCACCCCGCCCCCCTGCGCCCGTGCCCGCGTACTGCGTACCGAGCGCGGGGACTTCGCCGTGCTGGACGCCGCGCCGGCTGACGGCGCGCACTCCACCGCCCTTCTGCTGCCCGGGTACACCGGCAGCAAGGAGGACTTCGTCGCGATGCTCGAACCCCTCGCCGAGGCCGGGTTCCGCGTGCTGTCCGTCGACGGCCGCGGGCAGTACGAGACCGACGGGGCGGGCCGCCAGGAGAGCTACGCGCAGGAGGAGTTGGCCCGTGACGTGCTGGCGCAGGCCGCGGCGGTCGACGGTGACGCGGCGCCCGGCGGAATCCATCTGCTGGGGCATTCCCTGGGCGGGCAGATCGCCCGCGCGGCGGTGCTGCGGGACGCCGCGCCCTTCCGCTCGCTGACCCTGATGTCGTCCGGTCCCGCCGAGATCGACCCCGCCCAGCAGAAGAAGGCACGCCTGCTCAGCGACGCGCTCGGCCGCTGGACCATGGCCGAGGTGTGGCGGATGATGCGCGCGATGGACCCGCCCGAGGACGCGGACACGGGGGACGGCGAGGACCTGCGCCGCCGCTGGATGCGCCACGACCCGGCCCAGCTCATCGCCACCGGTGCGCAGTTGTCGTCCGAGCCGGACCGGGTGGCCGAGCTCGCCGCGCTGGCCCTTCCCGTGCACGTGGTCTCGGGCGAGCGGGACGACGTCTGGCCGGTGCCCCTGCTGGACGGCATGGCGGAGCGGCTGGGCGCCCGGCGCACCGTGATCGAGGGCGCCGAGCACTCCCCCAACACGGCCCGGCCGGTGGAGACCGCGGCAGCCCTGGTCTCGTTCTGGAACGGCGTCTGA
- a CDS encoding NYN domain-containing protein: protein MSHADAGPDEGSGIREQLDRTNELLLRVLAEVSKTPSTHAIFVDAGYVYAAAGLLVTGTEDRRSFDLDAEGLIEAFIDKARTIFADSRLLRVYWYDGARRRIHTVEQQSIAELPDVKVRLGNLNANNQQKGVDSLIRTDLESLARHRAISDAALVGGDEDLVSAVEAAQGYGARVHLWGIEAGEGRNQAEPLLWEVDSQRTFDLDFCRPYVTRRSVTMYEDDSPAPAREDVRFVGAQIAAGWLSSRGREALADLLPGHPYLPGSVDQDLLVEAERLLQHSLRGHAHLRRALRDGFWQHLQAQY, encoded by the coding sequence ATGAGTCACGCGGACGCGGGGCCGGACGAAGGATCCGGGATCCGTGAGCAGCTGGACCGCACCAACGAGCTGCTCCTGCGGGTGCTCGCCGAGGTGTCGAAGACCCCCTCCACCCACGCGATCTTCGTGGACGCGGGCTACGTCTACGCGGCGGCCGGGCTGCTCGTGACCGGCACGGAGGACCGCCGGTCCTTCGACCTGGACGCCGAAGGGCTGATCGAGGCCTTCATCGACAAGGCCCGCACGATCTTCGCCGACAGCCGGCTGCTGCGCGTGTACTGGTACGACGGGGCCAGACGCCGGATCCACACCGTCGAGCAGCAGTCCATCGCCGAACTCCCCGACGTCAAGGTCAGGCTCGGCAACCTCAACGCCAACAACCAGCAGAAGGGCGTCGACTCACTCATCCGCACCGACCTCGAATCGCTCGCCCGGCACCGCGCCATCAGCGACGCCGCGCTCGTCGGCGGTGACGAGGACCTGGTCTCCGCCGTCGAAGCGGCCCAGGGCTACGGCGCCCGTGTGCACCTCTGGGGCATCGAGGCGGGAGAGGGCCGCAACCAGGCCGAGCCGCTGCTGTGGGAGGTCGACAGCCAGCGCACCTTCGACCTCGACTTCTGCCGTCCGTACGTGACCAGGCGCTCCGTCACCATGTACGAGGACGACAGCCCCGCCCCCGCACGCGAGGACGTCCGCTTCGTCGGTGCGCAGATCGCAGCCGGCTGGCTCTCCTCACGCGGCAGGGAGGCCCTCGCCGACCTGCTGCCCGGGCACCCGTACCTCCCCGGCTCCGTCGACCAGGACCTGCTCGTCGAGGCCGAACGCCTCCTCCAGCACTCGCTGCGCGGCCACGCCCATCTGCGCCGGGCGCTGCGCGACGGGTTCTGGCAGCACCTGCAGGCGCAGTACTGA
- a CDS encoding MarC family protein translates to MFDIAVFGSLFLTLFVIMDPPGITPIFLALTAGRPAKVQRRMALQAVAVAFGVIAVFGLLGQQILDYLHVSVPALMIAGGLLLLLIALDLLTGKTDEPTQTKDVNVALVPLGMPLLAGPGAIVSVILAVQNADGTSGQISVWSAIVAMHLVLWVTMRYSLLIIRVIKDGGVVLVTRLAGMMLSAIAVQQIINGVTQVIQNS, encoded by the coding sequence GTGTTCGACATCGCTGTCTTCGGATCCCTTTTTCTCACCCTTTTTGTGATTATGGATCCGCCCGGAATCACCCCGATCTTCCTGGCCCTCACCGCGGGCCGCCCCGCCAAGGTGCAGCGCAGGATGGCCCTGCAGGCCGTGGCGGTCGCCTTCGGCGTGATCGCCGTCTTCGGTCTGCTCGGCCAGCAGATCCTGGACTACCTGCACGTCTCCGTACCCGCGCTGATGATCGCGGGAGGTCTCCTCCTGCTGCTCATCGCGCTGGATCTGCTGACCGGCAAGACGGACGAGCCGACGCAGACCAAGGACGTCAACGTGGCGCTCGTGCCGCTCGGCATGCCGCTGCTCGCCGGCCCCGGCGCGATCGTCTCGGTGATCCTCGCGGTGCAGAACGCCGACGGCACCTCCGGCCAGATCTCGGTCTGGTCGGCGATCGTCGCCATGCACCTCGTGCTCTGGGTGACCATGAGGTACTCGCTGCTGATCATCCGCGTGATCAAGGACGGCGGCGTGGTCCTGGTGACCCGGCTCGCCGGGATGATGCTCTCGGCCATCGCGGTGCAGCAGATCATCAACGGCGTCACCCAGGTCATCCAGAACTCCTGA
- a CDS encoding PHP domain-containing protein: MRIDLHTHSTASDGTDTPAELVANAAAAGLDVVALTDHDTVGGHAEAAAALPEGLTLVTGAELSCQVDGVSLHMLAYLFDPAEPELARERELVRDDRVPRAQAMVLRLQELGVPITWEQVARIAGNGSVGRPHVATALVELGVVDSVSDAFTSAWLGNGGRAYAGKHELDPFDAVRLVKAAGGVTVFAHPLAVKRGAVVPEAVIARLAEAGLDGIEVDHMDHDESTRARLRGLAADLGLLTTGSSDYHGSRKTVRLGEYTTDPEIYGEITRRATGAFPVPGAGGPLPA; the protein is encoded by the coding sequence GTGCGCATCGATCTGCACACCCACTCCACCGCTTCCGACGGCACGGACACCCCCGCCGAGCTGGTGGCCAACGCCGCCGCGGCGGGCCTGGACGTCGTCGCCCTGACCGATCACGACACGGTCGGCGGTCACGCGGAAGCCGCTGCCGCCCTGCCCGAAGGCCTCACCCTCGTCACGGGCGCCGAGCTCTCCTGCCAGGTCGACGGTGTCAGCCTGCACATGCTGGCCTACCTCTTCGACCCGGCCGAGCCCGAACTGGCCCGGGAGCGCGAGCTCGTGCGGGACGACCGGGTTCCCCGGGCGCAGGCCATGGTGCTCAGGCTCCAGGAGCTGGGCGTCCCGATCACCTGGGAGCAGGTCGCCCGGATCGCCGGGAACGGGTCCGTCGGCCGCCCGCACGTCGCGACCGCGCTCGTGGAGCTGGGGGTCGTCGACTCGGTCTCCGACGCATTCACCTCGGCCTGGCTCGGCAACGGCGGGCGCGCGTACGCCGGCAAGCACGAACTCGACCCCTTCGACGCGGTCCGGCTGGTCAAGGCCGCGGGCGGCGTCACCGTCTTCGCCCACCCGCTCGCCGTCAAGCGAGGGGCAGTGGTCCCCGAAGCCGTGATCGCCCGACTCGCCGAGGCGGGCCTGGACGGCATCGAGGTCGACCACATGGACCACGACGAGTCCACGAGGGCCCGGCTGCGTGGGCTCGCCGCCGATCTGGGGCTGCTGACCACCGGGTCCAGCGACTACCACGGCAGCCGCAAGACCGTCCGCCTCGGGGAGTACACCACCGACCCCGAGATCTACGGCGAGATCACCCGGCGCGCCACGGGGGCGTTCCCCGTGCCGGGCGCCGGCGGACCGCTCCCCGCGTAA
- a CDS encoding DUF6758 family protein, with protein MRGEPSCPKCGGRVRAPGLFADAWQCSTHGQVHPMQPVVPPSVEALGVVVHRARVPVWMPWPLPVGWLFTGAAYAGDDRSGGRATVVACSGPGPLGGMAELLLVAEELGVGLGARYAGIDGPDPGSGLRVDAAPDAKVLAAGRPTALWHVKDAPADRAVFAGEARGLWLWAIVWPEQSGLLMYDELVLTDLRDAGGEVDLLPCGALTPRLITPP; from the coding sequence ATGAGGGGCGAACCCAGTTGCCCGAAGTGCGGTGGCCGGGTCAGGGCGCCCGGCCTCTTCGCCGATGCCTGGCAGTGCTCCACGCACGGTCAGGTGCACCCGATGCAGCCGGTGGTCCCACCCAGCGTCGAGGCGCTGGGTGTGGTGGTGCACCGGGCCCGGGTGCCGGTGTGGATGCCCTGGCCGCTCCCGGTGGGCTGGCTCTTCACGGGCGCGGCGTACGCGGGTGACGACCGCAGCGGCGGCCGGGCCACCGTCGTCGCCTGCTCAGGCCCGGGGCCGCTCGGGGGGATGGCCGAACTGCTGCTCGTCGCCGAGGAACTGGGGGTCGGTCTCGGCGCGCGGTACGCCGGCATCGACGGTCCCGATCCCGGCTCCGGCCTGCGTGTCGACGCGGCACCGGACGCCAAGGTCCTCGCGGCGGGACGTCCCACCGCGCTCTGGCACGTCAAGGACGCGCCCGCGGACCGGGCCGTCTTCGCGGGCGAGGCGCGTGGGCTGTGGCTCTGGGCGATCGTCTGGCCCGAGCAGTCCGGTCTCCTGATGTACGACGAGCTGGTGCTGACCGATCTGCGCGACGCCGGCGGCGAGGTGGACCTCCTGCCGTGCGGAGCGCTCACCCCCCGCCTGATCACACCGCCCTGA
- a CDS encoding suppressor of fused domain protein, giving the protein MGEILDLVETRLRTALGEPDARADVTFLGTDRIEVLRFIDGDVVRYATLGMSAQPMADPTSPLADPVKGPRAELVLSVRLGLADTDQVLRPLAVLAASPQVEGLIVAPGASLDLGQPLWTGAPFSSVLVAEPGGLVEDLELDAPMDPVCFLPLLPMTHNEAAWKRVRGAQELQERWLAQGTDLRDPLRASVPLD; this is encoded by the coding sequence ATGGGAGAAATTCTTGATCTGGTCGAAACCCGGCTCCGCACGGCTCTGGGGGAGCCGGACGCCCGCGCGGATGTGACCTTCCTCGGCACGGACCGCATCGAGGTGCTCCGCTTCATCGACGGCGACGTCGTGCGCTACGCGACGCTCGGCATGTCCGCCCAGCCGATGGCCGACCCGACCTCGCCCCTCGCCGACCCCGTCAAGGGCCCGCGCGCCGAACTGGTCCTGTCCGTGAGGCTGGGGCTCGCCGACACAGACCAGGTGCTGCGGCCCCTCGCGGTGCTGGCGGCCTCCCCGCAGGTCGAGGGCCTGATCGTGGCCCCCGGGGCGTCGCTGGACCTGGGGCAGCCGCTGTGGACGGGGGCCCCCTTCAGCTCCGTCCTGGTCGCCGAGCCGGGCGGGCTCGTCGAGGACCTGGAACTGGACGCCCCCATGGACCCGGTGTGCTTCCTCCCCCTGCTTCCCATGACGCACAACGAGGCCGCCTGGAAGCGGGTCAGGGGTGCGCAGGAGCTCCAGGAGCGCTGGCTCGCGCAGGGCACGGACCTGCGCGACCCGCTGCGCGCGTCCGTGCCGCTGGACTGA
- a CDS encoding magnesium and cobalt transport protein CorA, with amino-acid sequence MSMIRDLRAAVRPSLRKSNTPYNSYDATRDPSASSAVVDCAVYRDGRRVTEVSCLTPREAMLRVREEGGFAWIGLHEPTEEEFAGIAREFGLHPLAVEDAVHAHQRPKLERYDDTLFTVFKTIHYVEHAELTATSEVVETGEVMCFTGRDFVITVRHGGQGSLRALRHRLQEDPELLAKGPSAVLHSIADHVVDGYIAVAASVQDDIDEVEIDVFSTPAKGGTRGSDAGRIYQLKREVLEFKRAVSPLLRPMQLLSERPMRLIDPDIQKYFRDVADHLARVHEEVIGFDELLNSILQANLAQATVTQNEDMRKITSWAAIIAVPTMICGVYGMNFKHMPELRWTYGYPMVLALIGVVCFSIHRTLKRNGWL; translated from the coding sequence ATGTCGATGATCCGTGACCTGCGCGCCGCCGTGCGCCCGTCCCTGCGCAAGAGCAACACCCCGTACAACAGCTACGACGCGACCCGTGACCCCTCCGCCTCCAGCGCCGTCGTCGACTGCGCCGTCTACCGGGACGGACGCCGCGTCACCGAGGTCTCCTGCCTGACGCCGCGCGAGGCGATGCTGCGCGTACGGGAGGAGGGCGGCTTCGCCTGGATCGGTCTGCACGAGCCGACCGAGGAGGAGTTCGCCGGTATCGCCCGGGAGTTCGGCCTCCACCCGCTCGCGGTGGAGGACGCGGTCCACGCCCACCAGCGGCCGAAGCTGGAGCGGTACGACGACACGCTGTTCACCGTCTTCAAGACGATCCACTACGTGGAGCACGCCGAACTGACCGCGACCAGCGAGGTCGTCGAGACCGGTGAGGTGATGTGCTTCACCGGCCGGGACTTCGTGATCACCGTCCGGCACGGCGGGCAGGGCTCACTGCGCGCCCTGCGCCACCGTCTCCAGGAGGACCCGGAGCTGCTCGCCAAGGGGCCGTCCGCGGTGCTGCACTCCATCGCGGACCACGTGGTCGACGGCTACATCGCGGTGGCGGCCTCGGTCCAGGACGACATCGACGAGGTCGAGATCGACGTGTTCTCCACCCCGGCGAAGGGTGGTACGCGCGGTTCGGACGCGGGCCGCATCTACCAGCTGAAGCGCGAGGTGCTGGAGTTCAAGCGCGCCGTGTCGCCGCTGCTGCGGCCGATGCAGCTGCTGAGCGAGCGCCCCATGCGGCTGATCGACCCCGACATCCAGAAGTACTTCCGCGACGTGGCCGACCACCTCGCCCGGGTGCACGAGGAGGTCATCGGTTTCGACGAGCTGCTCAACTCGATCCTCCAGGCCAACCTGGCGCAGGCCACCGTCACGCAGAACGAGGACATGCGCAAGATCACCTCCTGGGCGGCGATCATCGCCGTGCCGACGATGATCTGCGGGGTCTACGGCATGAACTTCAAGCACATGCCCGAACTTCGGTGGACGTACGGCTATCCGATGGTGCTGGCCCTCATCGGCGTCGTCTGCTTCTCCATCCACCGCACCCTCAAGCGCAACGGCTGGCTCTAA
- a CDS encoding magnesium transporter MgtE N-terminal domain-containing protein: MAAGTPRVFVSHLAGVPVFDPNGDQVGRVRDLVAMLRVGGKPPRLLGMVVEVVSRRRIFVPMTRVTGVESGQVITTGVVNMRRFEQRPTERLVLGEFLDRRVRLVETDEEVTVLDVAIQQLPARRDWEIDKFFVRKGRGGALRRKGETLTVEWSAISGFSLEEHGQGAENLVATFERLRPTDVANALHHLTPKRRAEVAAALDDDRLADVLEELPGDDQVEILGKLAEDRAADVLEAMDPDDAADLLSELPEADKERLLALMRPDDAADVRRLLSYEERTAGGLMTTEPIILRPDATVADALARVRQQDLSPALAAQVYVCRSPDETPTGKYLGTVHFQRLLRDPPFTLVSSIVDSDLVPLTPETPLPAVTSYLAAYNLVSVPVVDESGSLLGAVTVDDVLDHLLPEDWRETDFQGEEGIAGGR, translated from the coding sequence ATGGCTGCAGGCACTCCCAGGGTTTTCGTCTCGCACCTCGCCGGCGTACCGGTGTTCGACCCCAACGGCGACCAGGTGGGCCGGGTCCGTGACCTGGTGGCGATGCTCAGGGTCGGCGGCAAGCCGCCACGGCTGCTCGGCATGGTCGTCGAGGTCGTCAGCAGGCGGCGCATCTTCGTGCCGATGACCCGGGTGACGGGGGTCGAGTCGGGGCAGGTCATCACCACCGGTGTGGTCAACATGCGGCGCTTCGAGCAGCGCCCGACCGAGCGACTCGTCCTCGGCGAGTTCCTCGACCGGCGGGTGCGTCTCGTGGAGACGGACGAGGAGGTGACCGTCCTCGACGTCGCCATCCAGCAGCTCCCGGCCCGCCGCGACTGGGAGATCGACAAGTTCTTCGTGCGCAAGGGCCGAGGCGGAGCCCTTCGCCGCAAGGGCGAGACGCTGACCGTGGAATGGTCGGCGATCAGCGGCTTCTCGCTGGAGGAGCACGGTCAGGGCGCCGAGAACCTGGTGGCGACCTTCGAACGGCTGCGCCCCACCGATGTCGCCAACGCTCTGCACCACCTGACGCCCAAACGCCGGGCCGAGGTCGCCGCGGCCCTCGACGACGACCGTCTCGCGGACGTCCTGGAGGAGCTCCCGGGTGACGACCAGGTGGAGATCCTCGGCAAGCTGGCGGAGGACCGCGCCGCGGACGTCCTGGAGGCGATGGACCCGGACGACGCGGCCGACCTGCTCTCGGAGCTGCCCGAGGCCGACAAGGAGCGGCTGCTGGCCCTGATGCGGCCGGACGACGCCGCCGACGTACGGCGCCTGCTGTCGTACGAGGAGCGGACCGCGGGCGGGCTGATGACGACCGAGCCGATCATCCTGCGGCCCGACGCCACCGTCGCCGACGCGCTGGCCAGGGTCCGTCAGCAGGACCTCTCGCCCGCGCTGGCCGCGCAGGTGTACGTGTGCCGGTCGCCGGACGAGACGCCGACCGGCAAGTACCTGGGTACCGTGCACTTCCAGCGGCTGCTGCGGGATCCGCCGTTCACCCTGGTCAGCTCGATCGTCGACAGCGATCTCGTGCCGCTGACTCCGGAGACCCCCCTGCCGGCCGTGACCAGCTATCTGGCCGCGTACAACCTGGTCTCGGTGCCCGTGGTGGACGAGAGCGGGTCGCTGCTGGGCGCTGTGACCGTCGACGACGTGCTCGACCACCTGCTGCCCGAGGACTGGCGCGAGACGGACTTCCAGGGCGAGGAGGGGATCGCCGGTGGCCGCTGA
- a CDS encoding DUF1003 domain-containing protein, whose protein sequence is MAAEDRSRAVATGASGIVRPPRPRLDLPKAPRRRLLPEYDPEAFGRFSERIARFLGTGRFIVWMTLIIIVWVVWNIFAPEQLRFDEYPFIFLTLMLSLQASYAAPLILLAQNRQDDRDRVTHEQDRKQNERSIADTEFLSREIAALRMGLGEVATRDWIRSELEAMVKDLEERRLFSQAESDEGDRGGATRP, encoded by the coding sequence GTGGCCGCTGAGGACCGTTCGAGGGCCGTGGCGACGGGTGCGTCGGGCATCGTGCGCCCGCCGCGGCCCCGGCTCGACCTGCCCAAGGCGCCGAGGCGACGGCTGCTGCCCGAGTACGACCCCGAGGCGTTCGGCCGCTTCTCCGAACGTATCGCCCGGTTCCTGGGCACCGGACGGTTCATCGTCTGGATGACGCTGATCATCATCGTCTGGGTGGTGTGGAACATCTTCGCACCGGAGCAGCTGCGGTTCGACGAGTACCCCTTCATCTTCCTGACCCTGATGCTCTCCCTCCAGGCCTCCTACGCCGCCCCGCTGATCCTCCTCGCGCAGAACAGGCAGGACGACCGCGACCGGGTGACCCACGAGCAGGACCGCAAGCAGAACGAGCGCTCGATCGCGGACACCGAGTTCCTCAGCCGGGAGATCGCCGCGCTGCGGATGGGCCTCGGTGAGGTCGCCACCCGGGACTGGATCCGCTCGGAGCTGGAGGCCATGGTGAAGGATCTGGAGGAGCGCCGGCTCTTCTCCCAGGCCGAGAGTGACGAAGGCGACCGGGGAGGGGCTACCCGCCCGTAG
- a CDS encoding Mrp/NBP35 family ATP-binding protein, with amino-acid sequence MATEDAVREALATVNDPEIHRPITELGMVKSVEIDPDGVVAVTVYLTVSGCPMRETITKNVTDAVARVEGVSRVEVTLDVMSDEQRKELAASLRGGTAEREVPFAKPGSLTRVYAVASGKGGVGKSSVTVNLAAAMAADGLKVGVVDADIYGHSVPRMLGADGKPTQVENMIMPPSAHGVKVISIGMFTPGNAPVVWRGPMLHRALQQFLADVYWGDLDVLLLDLPPGTGDIAISVAQLVPNAEILVVTTPQQAAAEVAERAGSIAVQTHQKIVGVVENMSGMPCPHCDEMVDVFGSGGGQRVADGLTKTVGAEVPVLGSIPIDVRLREGGDEGKPVVLSDPDSPAGSALRSIAEKLSGRQRGLSGMSLGLTPRNKF; translated from the coding sequence ATGGCTACGGAAGACGCGGTGCGCGAAGCGCTGGCGACAGTGAACGACCCGGAGATCCACCGGCCGATCACCGAGCTCGGCATGGTGAAGTCGGTCGAGATCGACCCTGACGGTGTGGTCGCTGTCACCGTGTATCTCACGGTCTCCGGCTGCCCGATGCGCGAGACGATCACCAAGAACGTGACCGACGCGGTGGCCCGTGTCGAGGGCGTGTCGCGGGTCGAGGTCACGCTCGACGTGATGAGCGACGAGCAGCGCAAGGAGCTCGCCGCGTCGCTGCGCGGCGGCACCGCGGAGCGCGAGGTGCCGTTCGCCAAGCCCGGCTCGCTGACCCGGGTCTACGCGGTGGCGTCCGGCAAGGGCGGCGTCGGCAAGTCCTCGGTGACGGTCAACCTCGCGGCGGCGATGGCCGCCGACGGGCTGAAGGTCGGTGTGGTCGACGCGGACATCTACGGGCACAGCGTGCCCCGGATGCTCGGCGCCGACGGCAAGCCGACCCAGGTCGAGAACATGATCATGCCGCCGTCGGCGCACGGCGTGAAGGTGATCTCCATCGGCATGTTCACCCCGGGCAACGCCCCGGTGGTGTGGCGCGGTCCCATGCTCCACCGCGCGCTGCAGCAGTTCCTCGCCGACGTGTACTGGGGCGACCTGGACGTCCTGCTCCTCGACCTGCCGCCGGGCACCGGGGACATCGCGATCTCCGTGGCGCAGCTCGTCCCGAACGCCGAGATCCTGGTCGTCACCACCCCGCAGCAGGCCGCCGCCGAGGTGGCGGAGCGGGCCGGCTCGATCGCCGTGCAGACCCACCAGAAGATCGTCGGTGTCGTCGAGAACATGTCGGGCATGCCGTGCCCGCACTGCGACGAGATGGTCGACGTCTTCGGTTCGGGCGGTGGGCAGCGGGTCGCCGACGGGCTGACGAAGACGGTCGGCGCCGAGGTCCCGGTGCTGGGGTCCATCCCGATCGACGTACGCCTGCGCGAGGGCGGCGACGAGGGCAAGCCCGTCGTCCTGTCCGACCCGGACTCCCCCGCGGGCTCCGCGCTGCGCTCCATCGCGGAGAAGCTGAGCGGCCGTCAGCGCGGTCTGTCCGGCATGTCGCTGGGTCTCACCCCGCGCAACAAGTTCTGA